Proteins encoded in a region of the Haloglomus salinum genome:
- a CDS encoding ABC transporter permease subunit, producing the protein MRETVEYLLRRAALSLLFVAVAATVVFGIVHFGVADPADATAATPEEQSSLAEKKAAFGLDRPITAQYVDYMGSMFRFDFGETWADRDEAVAEQRTSVDGLVEQRLGRTAWLWLWTGLLALPLTIVGVVAARYTGDGRDAGILGKALPAFLLAAVFETVFFNLGQLLLGLDWRPFLAPTPSSITRPLPVGDLGTTDGVLLATKLAIPPALALAVPLAGTLAFLWSRGLASAADRSFVDAARAKGLHGGLVRLKHVLPVGAVPVLLVAGELAAVLVGMTMLVEVVFSLEGLGSLLYISVVRNDYTTLQASVFVFVVFVAAVDWLGAAGHSLLGGDPTRRRRGVWGGTATTEHDRSVSDGGPVSDGGVDTGGDLSPRRHVDGIRLAVRATPRPALVWAGAGAVLVLLQFGALVDTLSAFVPGIDLAGVVPRLLDRRLVPNAGYRLPGGGWAGTAFGLSPAAAWLLRVGLVYAYAAAVALWLRHGYRLLREVYRPATWHGGGAFLARLRAHRAARVGGAVVAVLLVAAVFAPALGTVPADRTFMHSSLDATEGEVDGSGAVDYLDTETGTIESAAVSQTITRTRSTSLGSVGPGQYDEFGQFHPFGTTYFGTDLFTEMLFGLRSYLFVATVVLLTAGFLVLLAGALTLQFGRPTAAGIDGVAGLLGLFPAIPFLFLTVAWFHPAVSTLSTQFQVVGVLFGLLAWPRLWRTIRPLLAEIDGRAWVDAGTAFGQPRSRTVVRELRPVGGVLVAYGLVAAGGAIAGTAGLSYLGHLSVGAPYGAFEWGGLLWRGQNFMLTSAGHTFVFPAVGLACLFAAVQALAAGIRDAATADRPDETSSAGEVGGLTS; encoded by the coding sequence ATGCGCGAGACGGTCGAGTACCTCCTGCGACGGGCAGCCCTGTCGCTCCTGTTCGTGGCAGTCGCCGCGACGGTCGTGTTCGGAATCGTCCACTTCGGGGTCGCGGACCCGGCGGACGCGACGGCCGCGACGCCGGAGGAGCAATCATCGCTCGCCGAGAAGAAAGCAGCGTTCGGGCTCGACCGCCCGATTACCGCCCAGTACGTCGACTACATGGGCTCGATGTTCCGGTTCGATTTCGGCGAGACCTGGGCCGACCGCGACGAGGCGGTGGCCGAGCAACGAACGTCGGTCGATGGCCTCGTCGAGCAACGGCTCGGCCGGACGGCGTGGCTGTGGCTGTGGACCGGACTGCTCGCTCTCCCGCTGACCATCGTCGGCGTCGTGGCGGCACGCTACACGGGTGACGGTCGTGATGCCGGCATCCTCGGCAAGGCACTGCCGGCGTTCCTGCTCGCGGCCGTCTTCGAGACCGTGTTCTTCAACCTCGGACAGCTGCTACTGGGACTGGACTGGCGACCGTTCCTCGCACCGACACCGTCGAGCATCACCCGACCTCTCCCGGTAGGCGACCTGGGGACGACCGACGGGGTCCTGCTGGCGACGAAACTGGCGATTCCGCCCGCGCTCGCGCTCGCCGTCCCCCTGGCGGGGACCCTGGCGTTCCTCTGGAGCCGCGGGCTCGCATCCGCCGCCGACAGGTCGTTCGTCGACGCCGCACGCGCGAAGGGGCTGCACGGCGGCCTGGTCCGACTCAAGCACGTCCTGCCGGTCGGAGCGGTCCCGGTGTTGCTGGTCGCGGGCGAACTCGCCGCGGTCCTGGTCGGCATGACGATGCTCGTCGAGGTGGTGTTCTCGCTGGAGGGGCTGGGCTCGTTACTGTACATCTCCGTCGTCAGGAACGATTACACGACCCTGCAGGCATCGGTCTTCGTCTTCGTGGTGTTCGTGGCGGCGGTCGACTGGCTCGGCGCCGCTGGGCACTCGCTGCTCGGCGGAGACCCCACCCGGCGCCGGCGCGGGGTCTGGGGCGGCACTGCGACCACGGAACACGACAGGTCGGTGAGTGACGGCGGGCCAGTGAGTGACGGCGGGGTCGACACCGGCGGGGACCTCAGCCCCCGCCGGCACGTCGACGGAATCCGGCTCGCGGTGCGGGCGACGCCGCGCCCGGCGCTCGTCTGGGCCGGCGCCGGCGCGGTGCTGGTGCTCCTCCAGTTCGGGGCCCTCGTCGACACGCTTTCCGCGTTCGTCCCCGGCATCGACCTGGCGGGGGTCGTCCCGCGGCTCCTCGACCGGCGGCTCGTCCCCAACGCCGGCTACCGGCTCCCCGGCGGTGGGTGGGCGGGGACCGCGTTCGGCCTCTCGCCGGCAGCCGCCTGGCTGCTCCGGGTCGGACTGGTCTACGCCTACGCGGCCGCGGTGGCCCTGTGGCTCCGCCACGGCTACCGCCTGCTGCGGGAGGTGTATCGGCCGGCGACGTGGCACGGGGGCGGCGCGTTCCTCGCCCGACTCCGGGCACACCGGGCCGCGCGGGTCGGCGGCGCCGTCGTGGCGGTCCTCCTGGTCGCCGCTGTATTCGCCCCGGCGCTGGGCACGGTGCCCGCCGACCGGACCTTCATGCACTCCAGCCTCGACGCGACCGAGGGGGAGGTCGACGGGTCGGGGGCGGTCGACTATCTCGACACCGAGACCGGCACCATCGAGTCGGCCGCGGTCAGCCAGACCATCACCCGGACGCGCTCAACCTCGCTCGGGAGCGTCGGCCCCGGCCAGTACGACGAGTTCGGCCAGTTCCACCCGTTCGGGACCACCTACTTCGGGACCGACCTGTTCACCGAGATGCTGTTCGGCCTGCGCAGCTACCTCTTCGTCGCCACGGTGGTGCTGTTGACCGCGGGGTTCCTCGTCCTGCTCGCGGGGGCGCTGACGCTGCAGTTCGGGCGTCCAACCGCGGCGGGTATCGACGGAGTCGCCGGCCTGCTCGGGTTGTTCCCCGCCATCCCGTTCCTGTTCCTGACGGTTGCCTGGTTCCATCCGGCAGTGAGCACGCTGTCGACCCAGTTCCAGGTCGTCGGCGTGCTGTTCGGACTACTGGCCTGGCCGCGGCTCTGGCGGACGATACGACCACTCCTGGCGGAGATCGACGGGCGGGCCTGGGTCGACGCCGGGACCGCGTTCGGGCAGCCCCGGAGCCGGACTGTCGTCCGGGAGCTCCGACCCGTTGGCGGCGTGCTGGTGGCGTACGGGCTCGTCGCTGCCGGGGGAGCCATCGCCGGGACGGCAGGGCTGTCGTACCTCGGGCACCTCTCGGTGGGGGCCCCGTACGGGGCCTTCGAGTGGGGCGGCCTGCTGTGGCGCGGACAGAACTTCATGCTCACGAGCGCGGGCCACACGTTCGTCTTCCCGGCGGTCGGGCTGGCCTGCCTGTTCGCCGCGGTCCAGGCGCTCGCGGCCGGCATCCGCGATGCCGCGACGGCCGACCGGCCCGACGAGACGAGCAGTGCCGGCGAGGTCGGCGGACTCACCAGCTGA
- a CDS encoding acetone carboxylase subunit gamma, protein MAHSEHGTNQGVQTDGIEAEVGLDEPAVVPITPYLGIDLDVEQWRCRRCGEELDDATENYKHGLLVNERDPSEIHRPLIGDEYEYTYSPDSEWCRILEYYCPGCGAQVETEYLPPGHPPTNEIQPDLDWLRERYMEGDT, encoded by the coding sequence ATGGCACACAGCGAACACGGTACGAATCAGGGCGTACAGACCGACGGAATCGAGGCCGAGGTCGGGCTCGACGAGCCCGCCGTCGTCCCGATCACGCCGTACCTCGGCATCGACCTCGACGTCGAGCAGTGGCGGTGTCGGCGCTGCGGCGAGGAACTCGACGACGCCACGGAGAACTACAAGCACGGGCTCCTCGTCAACGAGCGGGACCCGAGCGAGATCCACCGGCCGCTCATCGGCGACGAGTACGAGTACACCTACTCCCCGGACTCGGAGTGGTGCCGTATTCTGGAGTACTACTGCCCCGGTTGTGGGGCACAGGTGGAGACGGAGTACCTGCCCCCCGGGCATCCACCGACGAACGAGATTCAGCCGGACCTCGACTGGCTCCGTGAGCGCTACATGGAGGGAGACACATGA
- a CDS encoding hydantoinase B/oxoprolinase family protein — protein MTDDTPDDATDRKADGGVSQAAPVAEDERSIEAEMTEFLEGEELFEGPDREIMEQHSMEPRTDRQEAALDAIADEDVTRMVVNNQLQAIGNEGLDMAMQIASSPGAKWGDLITGLFTREGDLAVASSSGVLSFIVLQGLPIKHVMKKWRENPDYEINEGDVFHHMDARYGNIHNADQSTFIPVFDGDEHIAWASCVIHEGENGSTEPGGIPGDAESPYDEGLKTQPMKIGTDYELDEELITFFQNSTRDKKLTRNDHQARLASVMRMIDRIDEVIDQYGADHVVGGLRHSLESAEEEMRARIEATPDGTYRHTTFADSTLKEDCLIKIPCEITIEGDEITIDYRGAGPEFDDRATNAIFASLKSVLMPAFLNFIWPDLPRNQAIFEPVHIEADRGSIVHCTREVPNAQSMMTLFPAFSSMEQSMMKALYPEFTQENRSEATDIHANHYNCINGWTYGGTNQHGDFVGNIVTDINTMPGAARWDRDGLHSQAAFFCAMGDMGETEHYEEEYPFVALSRARLLKDLQGFGRYRGGHGHQQVFTHKNTPAWAWLATGIGSRFPSVHGLYGGYGAPAIPAGRIKDANVLELLEEDPEDWEYDIPDLMQEKPLDGEYTTWDLGLQQELAEEGEVYWVTQGAGGGLGDPIERDAESVLEDLEKDLISEWVLENIYEVAYDEETMMVDEAATEERRESKREQRLEEGVPFDEFVDDWETETPPLDMPYFGSWHDKEEIYAGWVNQRMAPDELEGMPMNFFRTQAPALFDTPKYPPRPEYKGDLSDD, from the coding sequence ATGACAGACGACACCCCAGACGACGCGACCGACCGAAAGGCCGACGGCGGCGTCTCACAGGCGGCGCCCGTCGCCGAGGACGAGCGGAGTATCGAAGCCGAGATGACCGAATTCCTCGAAGGCGAGGAACTGTTCGAGGGGCCGGATCGGGAGATAATGGAGCAACACTCCATGGAGCCCCGGACGGACCGTCAGGAGGCGGCCCTCGACGCGATCGCCGACGAGGACGTGACCCGGATGGTCGTCAACAACCAGCTTCAGGCCATCGGCAACGAGGGACTGGACATGGCGATGCAGATCGCCTCCTCGCCCGGGGCGAAGTGGGGCGACCTCATCACGGGCCTGTTCACCCGCGAGGGCGACCTGGCGGTGGCCTCCTCCAGTGGCGTGCTGTCGTTCATCGTCCTCCAGGGCCTGCCCATCAAGCACGTGATGAAGAAGTGGCGGGAGAACCCCGACTACGAGATCAACGAGGGGGACGTGTTCCACCACATGGACGCCCGGTACGGGAACATCCACAACGCCGACCAGAGCACGTTCATCCCGGTGTTCGATGGCGACGAGCACATCGCGTGGGCGAGCTGTGTCATCCACGAGGGCGAGAACGGCTCGACTGAACCGGGTGGCATCCCCGGCGACGCCGAGAGCCCGTACGACGAGGGGCTGAAGACCCAGCCGATGAAGATCGGCACGGACTACGAACTGGACGAGGAGCTCATCACGTTCTTCCAGAACTCCACCCGGGACAAGAAGCTCACCCGGAACGACCACCAGGCGCGGCTGGCGTCGGTGATGCGGATGATAGACCGCATCGACGAGGTCATCGACCAGTACGGTGCCGACCACGTGGTCGGGGGCTTGCGCCACTCGCTGGAGTCGGCCGAGGAGGAGATGCGAGCCCGCATCGAGGCGACCCCCGACGGAACCTACCGGCACACCACGTTCGCCGACAGCACCCTCAAGGAGGACTGTCTCATCAAGATCCCCTGTGAGATTACCATCGAGGGCGACGAGATCACCATCGACTACCGCGGCGCCGGGCCCGAGTTCGACGACCGGGCGACCAACGCCATCTTCGCGTCGCTCAAGAGCGTCCTCATGCCGGCGTTCCTCAACTTCATCTGGCCGGACCTGCCGCGGAACCAGGCGATTTTCGAGCCGGTCCACATCGAGGCCGACAGGGGCTCCATCGTCCACTGCACCCGCGAGGTCCCGAACGCCCAGAGCATGATGACGCTGTTCCCGGCGTTCTCCTCGATGGAGCAGTCGATGATGAAGGCGCTCTATCCCGAGTTCACGCAGGAGAACCGCTCGGAGGCCACGGACATCCACGCGAACCACTACAACTGTATCAACGGCTGGACCTACGGTGGGACCAACCAGCACGGGGACTTCGTCGGCAACATCGTGACCGACATCAACACGATGCCCGGCGCCGCCCGCTGGGACCGCGATGGGCTCCACTCCCAGGCCGCCTTCTTCTGTGCGATGGGTGACATGGGCGAGACCGAGCACTACGAGGAGGAGTACCCCTTCGTGGCGCTCTCGCGGGCGCGGCTCCTGAAGGACCTGCAGGGTTTCGGCCGCTACCGTGGCGGCCACGGCCACCAGCAGGTGTTCACCCACAAGAACACCCCGGCGTGGGCGTGGCTCGCGACCGGCATCGGGTCGCGGTTCCCCTCGGTCCACGGGCTGTACGGGGGCTACGGCGCCCCGGCCATCCCCGCCGGCCGCATCAAGGACGCCAACGTCCTCGAGCTGCTGGAGGAGGACCCCGAGGACTGGGAGTACGACATTCCCGACCTGATGCAGGAGAAACCGCTCGACGGGGAGTACACCACCTGGGACCTCGGTCTGCAGCAGGAGCTGGCCGAGGAGGGTGAGGTCTACTGGGTGACTCAGGGGGCCGGCGGTGGCCTCGGTGACCCCATCGAACGCGACGCCGAGTCGGTCCTCGAGGACCTGGAGAAGGACCTCATCTCCGAGTGGGTCCTCGAGAACATCTACGAGGTGGCCTACGACGAGGAGACCATGATGGTCGACGAGGCGGCCACCGAGGAGCGCCGCGAGTCGAAACGTGAGCAGCGACTGGAGGAGGGCGTCCCGTTCGACGAGTTCGTCGATGACTGGGAGACGGAGACGCCGCCGCTCGACATGCCGTACTTCGGCTCCTGGCACGACAAGGAGGAGATCTACGCGGGCTGGGTCAACCAGCGGATGGCTCCCGACGAGCTGGAGGGCATGCCGATGAACTTCTTCCGCACGCAGGCGCCCGCACTGTTCGACACCCCGAAGTACCCGCCACGGCCGGAGTACAAGGGCGACCTCAGCGACGACTAG
- a CDS encoding hydantoinase/oxoprolinase family protein — protein METTIDIDTGGTFTDGTVRRGDEVWTLKTSTTPHDLTVCFSDIIEQAAALFEEEPRELLTTVDCIRYSTTIGTNAVIEREGANVGVLTPRTSLGQLESYDASLVDDILEQGAQRELASASDSRQTAKRYNDLAEELSDNIVVGMDSLESERAIQDVLLDEQPQHYLGSVPLHLTHELTSDPDDQRRLRTTLVDSYLHPSLGEFLYRAEDFLRDHGYDNPLLVFCNDGASTRVAKTTALQTYNSGPSAGIQGAAEMATLYDASDAVALDIGGTSADVALIRDGAVARDEFGEVEGVEVSFPMRKLFPVSGGGGTVAKVVGDDLELGPESAGANPGPACYGLGGRRPTVTDADVVSGIMTPGFFAGDEVSLDADRARSVIEEHIAEPLGLTPEEAALEIRNRLEGQIGSFIREKLSSRDIAPAEATLVVYGGAGPTHACGVARNAGIERIVVPSYPSVFSAHSVGFSDVVHDYHFRAAEQNDLDGLSDEVGRLRQRARRDMEGEGFGADEVELSWHVSGVTGTEATDLGAVDPAEAESELAARLDDYDQAVLTLTATAQLPTNTFTPRLSTTTELEPASESDIAWQTADGQATASTPVFDYREIEGQASAAGPAVLRDTSTTYAIPPDWRFEINEYGHMVITAEDS, from the coding sequence ATGGAAACGACAATCGACATCGACACAGGCGGAACGTTCACGGACGGCACCGTCAGGCGCGGTGACGAGGTATGGACGCTCAAGACGTCCACGACACCCCATGACCTGACGGTCTGTTTCTCCGATATCATCGAACAGGCGGCCGCCCTGTTCGAAGAAGAACCACGGGAGTTGCTCACGACGGTCGACTGCATCCGATACTCGACTACTATCGGTACCAACGCGGTCATCGAGCGTGAGGGGGCGAACGTGGGGGTTCTGACCCCCCGGACATCTCTCGGCCAGCTGGAGAGCTACGACGCCTCGCTCGTGGACGATATCCTCGAACAGGGAGCCCAGCGGGAGCTGGCGAGCGCCTCTGACTCCCGACAGACAGCGAAGCGGTACAACGACCTGGCCGAGGAGTTGAGCGACAACATCGTCGTCGGGATGGACTCACTGGAGTCCGAACGAGCCATCCAGGACGTTCTGCTGGACGAACAGCCCCAGCACTACCTGGGGAGCGTTCCGTTGCATCTCACGCACGAACTGACAAGCGACCCCGACGACCAGCGGCGCCTCAGGACGACGCTGGTCGACTCGTACCTGCACCCCTCGCTCGGGGAGTTCCTCTACCGGGCCGAGGACTTCCTGCGCGACCACGGGTACGACAACCCGCTGCTCGTCTTCTGCAACGACGGCGCCTCGACCCGGGTCGCCAAGACGACGGCGCTCCAGACCTACAACTCCGGCCCGTCAGCCGGCATCCAGGGTGCGGCCGAGATGGCGACCCTGTACGACGCATCGGACGCGGTCGCACTCGATATCGGGGGGACGAGTGCCGACGTGGCACTCATCCGGGACGGTGCGGTCGCACGCGACGAGTTCGGGGAGGTCGAGGGCGTCGAGGTATCCTTCCCGATGCGGAAACTCTTCCCGGTCAGTGGCGGTGGCGGCACCGTCGCGAAGGTCGTCGGTGACGACCTCGAACTCGGGCCCGAGAGTGCGGGGGCGAATCCGGGCCCGGCGTGTTACGGCCTCGGTGGCCGGCGGCCGACGGTCACCGACGCGGACGTCGTCTCGGGTATCATGACACCCGGGTTCTTCGCGGGCGACGAGGTCTCGCTCGACGCCGACCGGGCCCGGAGCGTCATCGAGGAGCATATCGCCGAACCGCTCGGGCTCACGCCCGAGGAGGCTGCACTCGAGATTCGCAACCGGCTCGAGGGACAGATCGGGTCGTTCATCCGCGAGAAGCTCTCCAGCCGCGATATCGCTCCCGCCGAGGCGACGCTCGTCGTGTACGGGGGGGCCGGTCCGACCCACGCGTGTGGTGTCGCCCGCAATGCAGGCATCGAGCGTATCGTCGTCCCGTCGTATCCGTCGGTCTTCAGCGCGCACAGCGTCGGTTTCAGCGACGTCGTGCACGACTACCACTTCCGCGCAGCGGAGCAGAACGACCTGGACGGGCTCTCGGACGAGGTCGGCCGCTTGCGACAGCGGGCTCGCCGCGACATGGAGGGCGAGGGCTTCGGAGCTGACGAGGTCGAACTGTCCTGGCACGTCAGCGGCGTCACCGGAACCGAGGCCACCGACCTCGGAGCCGTCGACCCGGCCGAGGCCGAATCCGAACTGGCGGCGCGACTCGACGACTACGACCAGGCCGTCCTGACGCTCACCGCGACCGCACAGCTCCCGACGAACACGTTCACCCCGCGACTGTCGACCACGACCGAGCTGGAGCCGGCCAGCGAGAGCGACATCGCGTGGCAGACCGCCGATGGGCAGGCGACCGCGTCGACTCCCGTCTTCGACTACCGGGAGATCGAGGGCCAGGCCTCGGCCGCGGGGCCTGCAGTGCTGCGTGACACCTCGACGACATACGCGATTCCCCCCGACTGGCGGTTCGAGATCAACGAGTACGGACACATGGTCATCACTGCGGAGGACAGCTAA
- a CDS encoding hydantoinase/oxoprolinase family protein yields the protein MKRVSVDIGGTFTDCVVAWGDQRVESKAPTTHHDLTEGFMEALTAGAEKIDLSVETVLSDVDSVRYGTTLGTNALIERTGERVGLITTKGHEDTIRIGRGRQYGDGLSIEDQADIPGADRPDPIVPSDYRYGIRERVDYKGDVLLEADREEIREVVNSLVDDGVRAIAVVLLNSTVNPVHELLVEEIVNQEYPSNVLGSTPVVLSHRVTGKNGEYMRSNATVINAYLHRIMREGLQDMQSVLRDHGYEKPLQLVHNTSGMAQLGKTYAIQTMHAGPVAGLGAAQQLADELDDENLITTDMGGTSFDIGAVTEGEVSLYEYEPIIDRWLINIPMVYMKTIGAGGGSILGYNSAEDVITVGPESAGSDPGPACYNRGGRRATVTDVDVVLGYLNPDYFWGGELELEERLARRAVRRDIAEPMDVSVEEAAAAARQVVDTKMAQTMFNEISLQGYDPRNFSILSYGGAGPTHACGYAEELDVEKVIVPPFSPVLSAAGAGNLDQMHMYEQSVYLELFDGEGQTYFDDYEQFNDVVATLQDKGRRDLLDEGYSADRIQHTVECDLKYGVQLQTTTARSPVETIDDREDLLRLLKAFRDSYGDNFGDEAHMPSSDINLITIRVQSYVEQPRMEYTSTGDAAALTDGAGTPDTGRSRSCYFGGEFVETPVHRFTEMGTGAVDGPAIVEHPETTIVVNDGWTFDRTPAGVSYLRRQ from the coding sequence ATGAAACGCGTCAGTGTCGATATCGGCGGAACCTTCACCGACTGTGTGGTCGCGTGGGGCGACCAGCGTGTCGAGTCCAAGGCGCCGACGACGCATCACGACCTCACCGAGGGGTTCATGGAGGCGCTGACGGCCGGTGCGGAAAAAATCGACCTGTCCGTCGAGACGGTGCTCTCGGATGTCGATTCGGTCAGGTACGGGACCACGCTCGGGACGAACGCGCTCATCGAGCGGACCGGTGAGCGCGTCGGCCTCATCACGACGAAGGGCCACGAGGACACCATCCGCATCGGCCGAGGGCGCCAGTACGGCGATGGCCTCTCTATCGAGGACCAGGCTGACATCCCGGGCGCCGACCGACCGGACCCGATCGTCCCCTCGGACTACCGCTACGGCATCCGCGAACGGGTCGACTACAAGGGCGATGTCCTGCTGGAGGCCGACCGAGAGGAGATCCGCGAGGTCGTCAACTCGCTGGTCGATGACGGCGTCCGCGCCATCGCGGTCGTGCTTCTGAACAGCACCGTCAATCCGGTCCACGAGCTCCTCGTCGAGGAGATCGTCAACCAGGAGTACCCGAGCAACGTCCTCGGATCGACGCCGGTCGTCCTCTCTCACCGGGTGACGGGCAAGAACGGGGAGTACATGCGCAGCAACGCGACGGTCATCAACGCCTACCTCCACCGCATCATGCGGGAGGGGCTGCAGGACATGCAGTCGGTCCTCCGGGACCACGGCTACGAGAAGCCGCTCCAGCTCGTCCACAACACCTCCGGGATGGCCCAGCTGGGCAAGACCTACGCCATCCAGACGATGCACGCGGGGCCCGTCGCGGGACTGGGCGCCGCCCAGCAGCTCGCCGACGAACTCGACGACGAGAACCTCATCACGACCGACATGGGTGGCACGAGCTTCGATATCGGGGCCGTCACGGAGGGTGAGGTCTCGCTGTACGAGTACGAGCCCATCATCGACCGGTGGCTCATCAACATCCCGATGGTGTACATGAAGACCATCGGCGCTGGCGGGGGGTCGATACTCGGCTACAACTCCGCGGAGGATGTCATCACGGTCGGCCCGGAGAGCGCGGGGTCGGACCCCGGCCCGGCGTGTTACAACCGTGGCGGCCGTCGGGCGACGGTGACCGATGTCGACGTCGTACTGGGGTATCTCAACCCGGACTACTTCTGGGGCGGCGAGCTGGAGCTGGAGGAGCGGCTCGCCCGACGCGCCGTCCGCCGCGACATCGCGGAGCCGATGGACGTGAGCGTCGAGGAGGCCGCCGCCGCTGCGAGACAGGTTGTCGACACGAAGATGGCCCAGACGATGTTCAACGAGATCTCGCTGCAGGGCTACGACCCACGGAACTTCTCCATCCTCTCGTACGGTGGGGCTGGCCCGACCCACGCGTGCGGGTACGCGGAGGAACTGGACGTCGAGAAGGTCATCGTGCCGCCGTTCAGCCCCGTGCTGTCGGCGGCCGGTGCTGGCAACCTCGACCAGATGCACATGTACGAGCAGTCGGTCTACCTCGAACTGTTCGACGGTGAGGGGCAGACGTACTTCGACGATTACGAGCAGTTCAACGACGTCGTCGCGACACTCCAGGACAAGGGCCGGCGTGACCTCCTCGACGAGGGCTACTCGGCCGACCGCATCCAGCACACTGTGGAGTGCGACCTGAAGTACGGTGTCCAGCTGCAGACGACGACGGCTCGGAGTCCGGTCGAGACCATCGACGACCGGGAGGACCTGCTGCGGTTACTGAAGGCCTTCCGCGACTCCTACGGGGACAACTTCGGCGACGAGGCCCACATGCCGAGCTCGGACATCAACCTCATCACCATCCGGGTTCAGTCCTACGTGGAGCAACCCCGGATGGAGTACACCTCGACCGGCGATGCGGCGGCGCTGACAGACGGTGCCGGGACGCCGGACACCGGGCGCTCCCGGTCGTGCTACTTCGGCGGCGAGTTCGTCGAGACGCCGGTCCACCGGTTCACCGAGATGGGGACCGGCGCCGTCGATGGGCCGGCCATCGTCGAGCACCCCGAGACGACCATCGTGGTCAACGACGGCTGGACCTTCGACCGGACGCCGGCCGGCGTCTCGTATCTCAGGCGACAGTGA
- a CDS encoding DUF7519 family protein: MSARVATRAAGGTRSLLLTAVAGGLALVPVAAGPTAAVAGLPGLAGLVAGVSRGNRRQVRAGAVGLYAGVLLAGMLGAPTTLLALGTVGVVVAWDGAEQAVDLGRHPGSADAARPVLVHTAITAGVAVLVTVGSYLLYRLGAAPAPTVVVVVLLTGGLLLHHVLVRTD; this comes from the coding sequence ATGAGCGCCCGAGTCGCCACCCGGGCTGCCGGCGGTACCCGGAGCCTCCTGCTGACGGCCGTGGCTGGGGGACTCGCACTGGTCCCGGTGGCGGCAGGGCCGACCGCCGCGGTGGCGGGGCTCCCGGGACTCGCGGGCCTCGTCGCCGGCGTCTCGCGTGGGAACCGGCGGCAGGTCCGCGCCGGGGCGGTCGGGCTCTACGCCGGCGTGCTACTGGCGGGCATGCTCGGGGCCCCGACGACACTGCTCGCGCTCGGAACGGTCGGTGTGGTCGTGGCCTGGGACGGCGCCGAGCAGGCGGTCGACCTCGGACGCCATCCCGGCTCCGCGGACGCCGCGCGGCCGGTGCTCGTCCACACGGCCATCACGGCGGGCGTCGCAGTCCTCGTGACGGTGGGGAGCTATCTTCTCTACCGACTCGGAGCGGCGCCGGCCCCGACCGTCGTCGTCGTCGTTCTACTGACCGGGGGGCTCCTGCTGCACCACGTCCTCGTGCGGACCGACTAG
- a CDS encoding AAA family ATPase, which yields MDVTEASDSCEAILSEVADGVVADERFLEDVMLGILARGNVLIEDVPGTGKTLTANLFATALGLSFSRVQFTPDLLPADVTGTHVYNEVEQSFEFREGPVFAQVVLGDEINRAPPKTQAALLEAMAEHQVTVEGTTHDLPEPFFVLATQNPVEQEGTFPLPEAQVDRFLIKTSLGYPGRDAERRLLSRRLARDEQSPTAGQVVSPEEVRALQSVPETVHVDEDLQGYMTDIARATREDSRVEVGVSPRGTQRFLETVRAHAVLSGRDFATPDDVKRVARPVLAHRLVLTAKASVEDVDAATIVDDVLDDIAVPTVAEAGAGR from the coding sequence ATGGACGTGACGGAGGCGAGTGACAGCTGTGAGGCCATCCTCTCCGAGGTAGCCGATGGAGTCGTCGCCGACGAACGGTTCCTCGAGGATGTCATGCTGGGCATCCTCGCGCGTGGCAACGTCCTCATCGAGGACGTTCCGGGGACCGGCAAGACACTGACGGCGAACCTGTTCGCGACGGCCCTGGGGCTCTCGTTCTCGAGGGTACAGTTCACCCCCGACCTGCTCCCGGCCGACGTGACGGGCACCCACGTGTACAACGAGGTCGAGCAGTCTTTCGAGTTCCGTGAGGGGCCGGTGTTCGCGCAGGTCGTACTCGGTGACGAGATCAACCGGGCGCCGCCGAAGACCCAGGCCGCGCTGCTGGAGGCGATGGCCGAACACCAGGTCACGGTCGAGGGCACGACCCACGACCTCCCGGAACCGTTCTTCGTGCTGGCGACGCAGAACCCCGTCGAGCAGGAGGGGACCTTCCCGCTGCCGGAGGCACAGGTCGACCGGTTCCTGATAAAGACGAGCCTCGGCTATCCCGGGCGCGACGCGGAGCGACGGCTCCTGAGTCGCCGACTCGCACGGGACGAACAGTCTCCGACTGCCGGTCAGGTGGTGAGTCCCGAGGAGGTCCGGGCGCTCCAGTCGGTGCCCGAGACGGTCCACGTCGACGAGGATCTCCAGGGGTACATGACCGACATCGCCCGGGCGACACGAGAGGACTCTCGCGTCGAGGTCGGTGTCTCGCCGCGTGGCACCCAGCGGTTTCTCGAGACGGTTCGGGCCCACGCCGTCCTGTCCGGCCGCGACTTCGCGACCCCGGACGATGTCAAACGGGTGGCCCGGCCGGTGCTCGCCCACCGGCTGGTACTCACGGCGAAGGCCAGCGTCGAGGACGTGGATGCGGCGACCATCGTCGACGACGTGCTGGACGATATCGCCGTTCCGACCGTGGCCGAGGCCGGAGCCGGGCGCTAG